TGCGTCACGAAACTGCACGATAATCGGCCACGCACTTTGGTCTATACAGAACAatgttcattttgcaaagggcctTTCCACTCTTGGAAAATCTTTGGAAGGAGCGTCAAGACCAGGGGAACAGAGGCTATGGTCTTCGTAGCCTCTGAAAAGCCTCCGAGTACATGTAATTCCTGGCCTATCTCTAGCTCTTTAGATACTGTTCTCCGAAAATGTGGAAATGCCTTCATTTCAGGATATCTCTTAAAACTTTTACCCTTTTCTTTTTAGATATTTTTGTCAGCAGTAACTCTCATCCGGGTTCAAAAGTACACAAACAGCTGACTCTAAAAATTGTTCATACCATACAGATTTGATCTGGCAAACTAATAAACATGCACATTTTTTAAGATTTCAATGCGTAAGGTTCAACGGTCAGATAATTGTGCTTCCTTCAAAACAGATTGATAgtcctttaaaataaacttcttCTTCTCACCCAATTGTAACGTGGCTCCATTATCCACTAGATTGTCCGCAATGGTTTTACCAATGATGTGCTGCTCGGGGGTGATCTTCAGTGGTTTCTTGTTGAAGAGTGGAGTGTTGACTTCAACAACGTAGTGGAAGTGAGACACGTGAATCAGACCATCTCCTAGTGTCCGTGGCATGTGAGGGTTCAACTGACCTGTCAAACAATTTTGTCaacatgatagtagaaaacatcccttgaaatatttctgtctgaaatttcatatcaatttttgttatgagaaataaataatctgatTTTGCactttgagtttatcgctcagtgagcgttttattcatttttgttttggcattcgatgcaatgcaaaatttgtaattggtttttaattattctcttgtgacccagatggcaatcgctctcgaacttctacaggtttgtcagtttatgtttatggtggattacatcaagtgcttacactgccagcaactgttttgctagcaaaaccaaatctgtattgttcctttaaactggcacaggccttgaactttgctcttgatgcggcacagcaatttttatctGAAAAGGGGCACTTCAAtgaagaaaatgtaaatttgtattgaaaccttGCAGAAGgcaagctctgctgtttgatcagttgttcgaatcccggtcgtgacacttgctgcataaaattggggaggtagtgctttctgctctaccggccaggcttcggactgatgatacccaagcctacatccgtatggactgtaaaaggggtaaccctgtttcagccctaggagtaggtggcaagggcctcgtagcccacaccttgaagtggccttcaggccttgtgtgtctggcaacttgcataacaaaaaaacaaaaacaaaaaaactacagcaaaatcacagggcaccaaggctattgGTGCTGGTGCCTTGGGTTAATTTGAGGCCTTCTGGTATATTTCTTGGGGAGGAGTAGCAAGTCTCagagtaaaacaataaaaaaactcaCCGATGATGTACTTAGCATTCTGAGTAGCGGACCGAGTAGCGTCAACACTCACTCCCATGGAGCAAAACCCATGCTTATCCGGCATGCTAACGTGAACTAGTGCGACGTCCAACGGCAAGACCTGACGCCGAAACAACATAGGGATCTCGCTGAGAAATATCGGAATGAAATCCCCACGGCCCTCGGCAACAGCTTGACGAGCATTGCCCCCAATGAACATAGAGTTAGATCGGAAAATACCTAGAAAGTAAAAACCACTATTAAGATATAACAGGGGAAATTGTTAATATAGGGGGTGGAGGTATTACAGATTCTCGATGTACTATATCTAAAAATATTAGTAGTGAGATGCCGCGTGACCCTCCACGTTGAGGGCGCTTTGCTTCTTGTGAGTGCGGAGTTATCTCTCATGCATGAAGTTCCAAATGCtggactggggggggggggttaaggtGGGTACACAAACTCAAAAATCCTGAATGGGTTGCAGTCTCCTTTTGGTCTAATGTTGGTACAATGGATTTTCAGGACTTATATAACAGAGTTAGGGTAATGGAATTGGTTGGGGGGGGTTCTGAGCAGCAgagcagacctaccaagtctcacgcattaggcgtgagactcacgcatttgggctctgtctcacgctcacacgcatagcaaccattttctcacgcattggggccagaccgggaacaaaataaaaattaacgacaatgcattgccaaatcgggggggggggggggggggggggaaggtggtgagctttgaaaaatctcacgcatagctggcctctggacttggcatctctggcaGAGGGAGGGGGGGAGGCGGACATGTGTGACACCTACCTTCATATTCTGGTTTCATATAATCGCCTGGTCCCTCGGTGTGTATATGGACTACCTCAACATTTTTCAGGGAAGCCTTCTTGCCGTGCTTCACCATCGCATCGACGAGAGTCAAGGGTGTAGCCGCACCACCATGAATGTAGACACGGTCCCCTTCAAGTAGAAAATTATCAAGttctttaaagatgctatttcAATAGGTACTTTgattggggtcgagaaagttacaagctttcatttgagccattgctcgaaaaaagtccgccaattattagtagcagtgaaataaagtgctcaaaattagtttttgtcgggatcccgacaatatatcacatgaccaattcttatgtagtttataagaaacgttttaaaattttgtcatggttcctgaccattaaaagtaaaatactcTTAGTAAAATActatactctttgaaataccattcactcaaaaaaatatattttgtaatgtttggggccaaaaatctgacatagaaTCTTTAAACAGGTTAATTCCATGTTGGATACAGTTTTTTGTTTATAGAGTAGATTGTGCCAGTTCCAGTGCCTGTTTTGGGTGACTTTTGGACCATTACAAAAAAGgtcaccctttgaggaaattgctAATTATAGTGTAataatttcaagggcaccaaggtaataTCCACAGGAAGTACAAGGCCTTCCAATCTTCCAGGTTTTTTGGTCAAAGTAAAGATACTATAAATGTTATTGTTATAGTTACATTCAGCGCTGACCCcacattcttaaaggcagtcactactggtatttactcaaaataattattatcattaaatttttcttgattacaagtaatgtgtagaggttgatagtatagagcattgtgagaaacagctccctctgaagtgccatagttttcgagaaagaagtcattttcctcgaatttgattttgagacctcagatttagaacttgaggtctcgaaatcaatcatctaaacgcacacaacttcgtgtgacaagggttatttttctttcattatctcgcaacttcgatgaccgattgagctcaaatttttacaggtttgttattttatgcatatgttgagatacaccaactgtgaaggctagtctttgacaattaccaatagtgtccactggctttaaatgaaAAAGACACAAAAAAGGCGGTTTCTCTCTATAATGAAATGCCCCTCTAATGAGGACATTGTACATTTCTAATGCAAAGATTCTAGGGGCAACAAGGAAATGACGCTACGGTATGACAGAAAAatatgtcaaaatttcgaaaaaggaatacagcgccccagttactgagTCTAATTATGCACCTGTTTTGATGAGTTCCACAGCTTGTTCCGCTGATGTTAGTTTGGGTTCACGCCCAATCTCGGGATGAAATGGCTCCCTCGGAATCTCAAAGGCTTCGCTGTGATGATGGGGATGAATGCACCGAGAAAAACGCACAAATCCATGATGATCCCCGTTGAAGAGCAAGGCTCTTGCAAACTTACTGCAGAAGACTTTCGCCATCAAATCAAGATGTTCAATCAATCACTAGTGAAACTTGACACTAATCCGTCGAGAAAGCCAACCTCATTCCAACCAGtttaaaaattaatatggtGTCCAGACCTCTCTACTCTGTGCACAGAGAAAGGCTTTCTCTATTATGTTATTTCATGATTTAGGCTACCGGTTACAAAGCCAACACCCAATAATTCTACTGTATCTACTACACACTGgttgatgttttgttgttgatattttgCACGTAATGCACGATACACAATCTGTCAATGCATGACCTTAGAGAGTAGGTCAACCTGACTAGAGACTGCctgctgcataatgcatgaAGCCCCACCCCCCCGGTTCCGATCATCACACTGGCGCCCTCGCTTGGTCATTGGTAACCATTTTCAtgctgtatttatttttttggtttgcggtataaTTCCCCTCCACAGCGGGGATGCGATTTTAATTctggtttttaaaacaaattaatccgTTTATTTCATACAGTGCCCCCCTTTTGTTCACCATTAATCGTTAAAACGGCAATGCAATTGTGGGTGAATTCTCCACATGGGCTAGCCCTTCTATAGCTA
The DNA window shown above is from Asterias amurensis chromosome 18, ASM3211899v1 and carries:
- the LOC139950868 gene encoding succinyl-CoA:acetate/propanoyl-CoA:succinate CoA transferase-like, which encodes MAKVFCSKFARALLFNGDHHGFVRFSRCIHPHHHSEAFEIPREPFHPEIGREPKLTSAEQAVELIKTGDRVYIHGGAATPLTLVDAMVKHGKKASLKNVEVVHIHTEGPGDYMKPEYEGIFRSNSMFIGGNARQAVAEGRGDFIPIFLSEIPMLFRRQVLPLDVALVHVSMPDKHGFCSMGVSVDATRSATQNAKYIIGQLNPHMPRTLGDGLIHVSHFHYVVEVNTPLFNKKPLKITPEQHIIGKTIADNLVDNGATLQLGIGEIPDATLSCLLGHKDLGIHSEMFSDGILPLIANGAVTNSKKRIHTGKAVGSFAVGSQKLYDFMNDNPTLLMMDVAHVNNTTVISQNPRVTAINSCIEVDLTGQVVSDSIGTKMFSGVGGQVDFIRGASLGYDGLGKPILALQSTTKRGESKITPFIKTGGGVVTTRAHVHYIVTEYGIAYLFGKSLRQRAHALINIAHPDVRETLEKAAFERLNCMPSP